CCGAAACGCCGTTAATTAAAAACACACAAAAAAGCAGCGCAGCAGGATATTTTGCATTAAATAGTTATtgtatttatttcaattttcaaatctgATTTTTAACTGAATGGCTGCTGTGTCTCTTTTGATGACTACAGATCCCGTTCCGTCTCCCTCTCCTCTGACGATTTATTCTGGGCCATATATTCTTTTCATTCTTCAAGGACCTTCCCTCCTTGCCTGTTCTGCTTGCTCTAAACTGACGATATGTATGAGGCTAACTGTCTCTCCCTCCAATCAAAcctattcactttggtttgctggtgCTCTTCTAATGGTTTATAACTAAACTTTAGCAAGTGTCAGAGTAGGACTCTCTTGACGGATATTCCTTATCATATCAGAAATACATCCAAAGCCTCggatcactttcgacaataagtcaCCAATTTGGGCTTGCAGCCTTATGCAATTGTGGGGCTTTATATTTCGCTTCTTCTCTGATTTTGACCTGTTTTTtccttaataataaataattacaaACTTGATTTGCACTGTTAAGAGTGCCATCTTTTATTCGACATTTGAAAGCGTTTCAAGACAAAAACCATTCCCTTTCTAAGTATTGAACGCATTGCACTTTGCGTTCTGTCCGTGTTGCGGGACATTTGATGAAGATAGCATCGTCTCAAATGTTTACTTGCGTCTACCTTCATTGGTATTATATAGCTGCGGCCGCCGAGTGCTCTAGAGCCTCCGAAGTTTTTTGGTTGACGTCTCATCTAATCGCGATTGTTACTACGTCAGTTTTCGATCACACTTCGCTTGCGACGACCCCGTCGTGACTCAAAACATTGAGACAAATGTCAAGTCAGCTAATAAACAAATGGAATTTTTCATGAAATCACATAACATACAATTACACAAAgcatttcctaaataattacctTCTCAACATTCCTTTGTGACTGGTGAAGGTGCACAAGCAAACGGAACGCGCTCGTCGTGCGAGGCATTAAATGACAGTTTCGATGGCCGGGAAAATCGAAATGTTCTTTATTGCATATCCTCTAGTAAATTATCTCAAGAATATTCTAACCAAACTGAATAATAGTTAGCGCATTAGGTCCGAAGTTATAGCTGAACCGAAAACTATATGGAACTGGAATCCAtaactcgatgtaaaaaatacgTTATTTTTAATTGACAAGTTTGAAACGCAATTATGACAGAATCTTGTTTTTTTAAATACCTTCGCAATGGACACGATTACTAAAAAACTACTACTCCAATCAATGCCCAATTTTTATTAGCTAAAATTCTTGTCGCGGAAAgaataattttcaattcttttaaaaaaaaaaatttcaagtatAAAATTTAGGATTTAACACCTCGGAAAAGTGAAATCTTTGTTAAATCCACTCCCATGTTTTACATGTTTGCATTTTGACAAAATCCTTTGTTAAATTATGATTTGGGATGAACCATTGTCGAGTTACTGTGTCTACGGTGAACTATTCTCAGAAAAGCAGTCTTGGAAAATAGCTGCACcacttttacaaatttttttcttgaagGGAGCCTTTAGATGTAGCCCACAATATAAATAATTGATGCTGCTAACAGTTTCTCAATAAATAGTTACTAAGCTGCCTAAAAAAATTGGAGAAATATATCAGCTATTGCAACTGTATATAGATATTATATGATAGGTTGTCTTGGTAGATCTGGCGTAACGTATTTCAGACTATGAATGAAGATTGATGCCCCAACGTCTTTTAATTGCTCAGCTGTATTATGCAAACTAGCGTCCAGTTGAGAGTTTTTTTCGTGCAGAGGAATTTAAGGTGCACATTTTTGGCCTACGACCACTGGCTTTGTGGGTTGATGAATTACCCGGACTTCCTAATGCCACGGGATTCAATTTCTGGTTTACCATATCAAGTGCTATGCTCGAACGCATAGTCTAAAAGAGGACCATTTAAAGCGTAGTCGTGAGCAACCCTTTAACGCAatagatttaaaaaaataaatgccaTAGATTCTTCTTTCCAATTATAATCACATTTTCCCCACAaagtttgatttcatttaaaacaagtcggaataccggaagctggtgcttcgggtataaagcttttgtgttcgtcttatgtaagaaactcctACTCACATTTTTccgttcgtatatggctaaaaatccaaaatattcctacatattttttttgaacTACAAAATATACGTTCATATACCCTAAGCTAACAAACATTGCCCATTACCTAATACTATACTTGTAGATGCGTGTattaaattgatcgtacagatatttccgatttactgtcCAGTACGAATATTGAAtgccgcttgttcaatgtacaaatatatatcTGAACTAGGCACTACCCCAGAAActttatttacatatacatataaaaactTACATATGTCCGCCTCGAGTAatcgatattgatatataaatgattaaaaaactagaaCGAAATGCACTCGGTGACGGTGATAAGACGTCGTtatcttatgaggatatagtctAGTTGTCTTTAACTGTCCCACCGTTTGGCCCGTTTGGTTCGCCGACTGAGGTGAATGCCCtagtatttctccgaggctttttAAATAAAAGGTGATCAATTTTGTAACGGTATTGAATGCGTTCTCTTAGTCGGTCTGCCGTGGAAACTCACTAATGGACGAATCAAAAATCGACTGTAAATTTGGAGCAAGTCTTTCTGAATAAACAACATACCTGAATCAAGCGTGAAACCTAATTGTGGAGTAATGGAACGTATCTTTCGTGAGCCCTTATTGTAATTTCCCCGGGcccaaaatataaatttaattgaaaagaaGGATAATAGGGGCTTGGCCTGCATGGTCTTAACGAGGTTCGTTTCTCCGTATAACTTTCATCCCAGGACGGAGTTCCCTCACTTAGGCCTTGTGTCGCATAAAAGCGGCGCATAACACATGCTGTTACGTAACCATTTGCCAATGTACGATTGTGTTTGATGCGTTGCACAAATattttaacaaatttcaaacaCGTTTGAAATCTTTTAGGCGATTTGCCGTACTGTATATAGGCGTGTTGCGATTGGCTGGGCAGTACTTTTAGTTCGATGCAATAACACTGGACACGCCACGCATATACTTCCAAATTCTAACTAATGCACAATCCAacgttgcgcaatttgtttgacagtgtatgaGCCCTGTGAAATTCCTAAAATGATTTACTTTCGTGGAGTAGTTCAGATATTTGACCAGTTTTTTCCTATATTCCATACTCGACTAAACTCTTGGGCACGTTcggccgtttccgagaaaactgTATCCGTCGGCCAAATTATGCATCGATCTGCAAAAGCGAAATGAAGTCACACTGGAAATGAGTAGGATTTCAAATACATCTTATATTGAAACAATTAACATCAGTTACAATAGATCATCTAAAAGTTTATGTAAATAAATTGCTACAATTTTGCTAACAAAGCATGTCTTTCCGCTGTATCTGTGGATAGCAATTCTACTATAAAACGACAACAGTTAAGGCAACAGTAGAAATCTTCGCCAGCGAAATCTCATGCAATATCAGCAGCACTGGTATTGTATCAGAATGCACATAACTATGGAACAAAGCGAACATATTTGGTTCCTAAAGCAATTAATGATGGTTCAGTGAGGACTACCCAAAAATAGTATCCTATGCAGTTACAGATCTCACAAGCGCGTTACCATTTCGGACTGATTTTTATAAAGTTGTCATCAAAATATCCATTtttaaaaagatacaaaatgtAGAAAGAATGTTTGCAATCATTTCATAATAAAATTCATCTCAAATCACGTTATCTAAAATTATATAGTCCAAAACCATGGAGAAACAAAGAAATTAAATCGTAAGTGTAATATATTTTGCTTTAAattaacaaatatatatatttgcttGCTGGAATAGTACTCGCGTTATGTCCTATCCTCCCTGGTTAAAATCTTATGAGCTAGGTTCTATGTGCTTTGCAAAATGTTTCTCCAATTTCTCTGCATTCGCGCCAACGAAAGAGTCAATCTTCTCGCCGTTTTTGATGAAAATGAATGTTGGCATACTCGACACACCATACTCAACGTCTAATTCGTCGCAATCGTCAACATCGACCTGAAGATCATAAGATTATTAATAGTACTTTCATTTAGACTTGACTCAAACTATCTTGCCTTTAGCACAACAACCCTATCACCGTACTTATTTGCCAATTCTTCCAGCTTTGGGGAAATTATTTTGCATGGGCCACACCATGTTGCGAAGAAATCAACAACGACCAGTTTGTCGCCAGCTGACTGAAGTTTTCCACGGAAATCTTCctgcaaattgaaaaaatacattAGCTATAGACTTTCTCAATGATGCTTAGGAATATTGAAAAATCTAACTCGAATTCTTCCGCTGAATACTCTAAGAACAAAAATTGACAACAACTGAGAATAGTGAGTACAACATcaggaaatatctgaaaaaggtGTTTTAATATACATAAAATTAATGCAAacacatttttggaaaaaatagtTGTTCACTTAGGCCCATAGGAAGTAAAaacaatcaaaaagaaaatgatgTAGCATTTATCTGGCCGCGAGTGTATTGTAATGATCGACACCTTTGGAGGCACCCAAGACCCAGGAAGGGCTGTTGACCCTCGACTTCTTTTTTTGGCCTTTGTCAGCGATTGTGCCACTTTGTTCCGTCACTTGCCTCATCTTCCCGCATTCATCAGCGACCTTCcaggcggacgacactgcagcaaattttagatttgagacgtttgctgatacgtcgattacaaagaacaccatttgtggaACGCAACTTTATCCAGattaaaaagaatgaaatgacGAGATTCTGACAACTCGACACTTGAACGAAGACCCGCGATGACTAATGAGGccaattttagaatttttaaccaaattgtgctgatgcgtgaaacaatttcataatgcagtaattcattggctgatagcattgattcaaGATATTTACATCTCTCAGTTCTGTGCAGGTCACTCCCACCGACAtgttcatgaggatcggtcgacAAACATTCTCTTTTATTCAGATTCCATCTGAAACCGTGTGGCATgaggttgctcgagatcatctttGCCATTAGACGCTCTTGCTCTTGACACTTCTTCTTCACTTtcttcacggttatttgaacaatgccgcgaatacgattgtcaagaatgcgttcaaaaatcttcatagtatagCAACCggatcttgccagtcatatGGTGTTCTACTTTCATCAGTAACTCGATTGAACAATTCACTGagccagtgttgggtcccaccgcttcgctttccagaattcAGACGCGATGAAGTCAGGTCCTGTTTCTTTCCCCGattccattcgttttattgcttccgaaTTCAGTCATGCTGACAGGTGGGATTGCTACAAATGGCGGTAGTGCTTGTGGAAATGGCAGATGGacaaattcttccattgaaatctgctcgaaatattccgacatctatccgttgcggcccGTCGATCTGCAAAGAAaataccgttcttatcattaacgcgccaaaagtgttcgatatcctatgtaCGTCGGTTtcagcttttgacaagtcgatgcagatctctatcaccatcccgagtgtccagttcacCATAAACTTCTTTGTATTATAATCGATCGCTCCAGTAACAGTTATCGCTTTACCAATTGGCAGACGTTTACTCAtcaagaaacttgtgatagaagcgtttcttttcacggacctccaTTTGAACATCGCCATAGCAAAGccgatgaaccgcttacctggcttcatGACCCTGAGGTTTGTACAGGATTCACAATTATTTAACATTCCTCAcgataatttctttctttttctcagAAATCGACATTATTCTATGCGCGACAGGTCAGttttgttttatcggtggcttgattcgctcgAGGTAGACCTTATAGCAAACGGCTtagcagtcagtgacggtggtaaaatgtcgacgtTTTAtatgtcgatttgcgttttacttttCACTTTAAAATGTAGGGATATGAAACAATCGTTGAACTATGAATtcagatgttgcgttggactaatggcttgacacgttttgatcacatccgaaatgaggatatccgcgattgttatggggttgaaccgatcgtggaaaaaatgcaggagaggcgtcttcgatggtatggtcacgcaattcgtgctaatttgcaagattggtctgaacatcaaagccgATGTtacacgaccaaaaggcaggccgaaacaacggtggcttgatacgctggatggggatataAAAGGCTTTCCTTTCCCTAATCttagcactttatttttgtCTTACTGAAGATGGTACAAAGTATGTTGCCTCCTTTGTTTGGGGGACCAACACGCAACGAAAACAACAATTTATGTTACTTCGAGAATTAATCATTCAGAGCAGTTAAACATGGAACTAAGCAACGTTAACAGAAGCCCTGTTGAGACATTTGTATCGGTGCTAGATGCCGGATATAAGTCGACTCAACTCTGAATAAGTTACTGACAAACCAGGATTATATTCCATGGCGAGCGCCTGCACCGTTATGGTCTAGAAATGGAGTTCTCTAACATACCTCAAATATTGTTGAGCCATCGATTACTTTCGATTCGAAATTACCAAATgtgtattttttcttatttttacttCTATGTACAGCGGACCAACACTTCTTCCTACTTCGTCAATGCCTTCCTTGATAATTAGTCCCAGTATATATCGTGAATACTTTTGTTGATTTGCCAATCCATAAAAAACTTTGGAAATAGTTTACTAAGAGTGATCGTAGGCTAAGCCTCAAACCATAGATGACTAACGCTCGCTTAAGGTTATTCAACACGACATAGATTGCCGCTTATTTCTAGTGGAAGCGCCGGAGTCTAGTCGAATCCGTTaatcatttttcttgctagaatCTGTGTCACTAATACTGTTTTCTAAtattctcataaatttcgtctttGCATAATACTGCCAGAAATAAAGCCAAAACTTTCGtgggaaaatataaatttcggcgGTTAAGAAACTGGGAAAACTCTAATAATCAGAAGTGAAGGTCATACCAGATTCTGCGCCTCCACGTTCCAACCCGACTTTTAGGAGCAAGAAAACCACGAATTTCTCATAACACTACGCGATGTCTGCAAATGTTTCCATGGGAATTTTGTATTCACTAAGAAGCCCTCTTTGGAAGGTGAAAATTGCTATCTAGGGTGACAAACCGCGTGAAGTTTGGGTTCGAACGATAGCCGCCTTACAGCCACAAAACCACATCATGTTTACCAGGAGATAACAAACCCTGTCCAGACGCTATCACTGAGGGTTCTTATCGTTTATTTCACATTTATAATCCGCGACCAACAAGCTGACAGCCAGTGAACAATCTTTGAGCGCGCGAGCAGCGCGAGTAGTTTGCAAGCGTATTAGCTTGGAAAATACTTCTGCTGCGCTTAACTCGTACACTTGACGTGATGCTAATTATGACTTGCATTTTGCTGCGGCAGCCTCGCATAATGATGAAATAGGCATGAATCCATGACTCAATTTGATAGTTGACCTTGGCAGAAAACTAGAGGCTCAGTCTGAGAATGACTCAGCTTTACAGACGGGTCTATGTTCCAACAACTTGAGGGCTGGGTAAAGCCTGAGTGAAAAGAAGACCTGATGAATCTCTCATGGAAGCACACCTGCCGCAGTCCTCCCAACGAAGGTCGTTTCCTTCGCAACCCAACGTCAAACATCCGCAGTCTTTTCTATGAGACAAGGACTCCACACCGAGATTACGTCACTAAATATTCATCGCATCCCACACACGTTCTCACTTCAAGCTGCCCCGGAAATTCCCGGTGTCTTTTGCATTCCCATTCAAAGTTGGAGGTCATTCTCACGACACTGACGCCATCGAACCAATAAGAACTACAGACTCACGAGCGATTTAAATCGATCGATGACCGAATCGTCGCCCGGAAATTTTCCATATTTGCAGGTGCCTTCAGCGGAGACCGCACAACGAACGCCATTTCCAACAATATTTCATAACCGATCCGACGGGTGTTGACAATAAAACCATAAAAGTTCGGACCGAAATGAAACATCTGCTTCCTAAGCTAAAAGTAACTACAAGAATTCGGCAAATTGCGCACTTTGACCCACGACAGTAGTTTTAATACTTTCCTTCGCTGCAACGGTGGCCACCCATTCGTATGTGAGTATTTAGAACAACTTACTTTGTTTTGTACGATGTAGACCATGTTTTTGCTTTCTGTTTAAAACACGCAGGAAAATCACAAGACCAGATAAAGCCACGCAACTAACCCAACTGACACGAGTCGAACTCCACAGCGGAATGATGTTCGCTTCGGCGGGCGACTGGCTCAAAGTCTCATTGAAGTTGAATCCGATTCAAGGCTGACAATGCCGGAATTTGACAGTACCATTCAGTTGCTCAATTTGTACCACAGTTTTGTGTTGTGTGGGCCTTGAGTTTTGTCTCCGCTTGAAAGTGGTCATAGCATGAAATTCTCTCGAAATAATAACCCTTAaagtaattaaattattattcggAATTGACTAAGGATTATTCGTAATAAATGAGTGATGTTTaatcaattcaattttgaaCCATTGCGGGGCCATCTCGTCTCGAGGGCGCCGACGATTATGGATTGGTGTGGATATCTGAGTTTCAGATTCGGAGAATAACATTGATTAACGGTATTTATCGACTGCAGACCCCAGACAAGAACCAAACACATAAAGTTCAAGCCTGAGATATGGTAGGTGAGGAGCCCTATTGTCTGCAATGTGAGAGCTCTGAAGTTTTTCCCAAAAGCGGGAGTGGCAAAAAAATGTTTCTGAGTGAAAGGTATTGTGTAGAAACGACTCGTGACAATAAATTAATGAAGAAAGTTTGAAGTGTTTTTTGCATAAACAGTTTTATATAGGAGACGCTAAAGCAAACCCTGATGTGCCACTGCAAATGGCGGGAAGTGTTTATAGCGAATACACGACCCATAAAACTCTCCTAAGTTTTCGAAATATATGGAATGGATTATTTTCGAAAAGCAGGTTCCTAAGGCGG
The window above is part of the Hermetia illucens chromosome 3, iHerIll2.2.curated.20191125, whole genome shotgun sequence genome. Proteins encoded here:
- the LOC119651169 gene encoding thioredoxin-2, which produces MVYIVQNKEDFRGKLQSAGDKLVVVDFFATWCGPCKIISPKLEELANKYGDRVVVLKVDVDDCDELDVEYGVSSMPTFIFIKNGEKIDSFVGANAEKLEKHFAKHIEPSS